In Bacteroidota bacterium, one genomic interval encodes:
- a CDS encoding ABC transporter ATP-binding protein, which yields MTLKINNLSKTYPNGVKALDNLTLEINQGMFGLLGPNGAGKSSLMRTLATLQNPDEGSVFFEDLDVLKNPMDLRKILGYLPQEFGVYPKMSAIDLLDYLATLKGIASRQDRNKLIQQVLEITNLYEARKKNVDGYSGGMKQRFGIAQLLLNNPKLIIVDEPTAGLDPAERNRFLNVLREIASTNIIIFSTHIVDDIKDLCNDMAIMNGGKILKIIKPSVATKELENKIWTNNIDRAILEEMEQSYLVLSSKYNQDNSINIRVYANEQPSSNFASATPTLEDVYFVALKNNLEN from the coding sequence ATGACATTAAAAATAAATAATCTCTCAAAAACTTATCCCAATGGTGTAAAAGCCTTGGACAATCTTACATTGGAAATAAACCAAGGTATGTTTGGTTTGCTTGGGCCAAACGGTGCAGGCAAATCTTCACTTATGCGGACACTTGCGACTTTACAAAACCCTGATGAAGGTTCAGTATTTTTTGAAGACCTAGATGTTTTGAAAAACCCAATGGATTTGCGAAAGATATTAGGATACTTACCGCAAGAGTTCGGGGTGTATCCCAAAATGTCCGCAATAGACTTGCTGGATTATTTAGCAACGCTTAAAGGTATAGCTTCGAGACAAGACCGAAATAAATTGATACAGCAAGTATTGGAAATTACAAACCTATATGAAGCTCGGAAAAAAAATGTTGACGGTTATTCGGGCGGAATGAAACAACGATTTGGCATTGCTCAATTGCTACTCAACAATCCCAAATTGATAATTGTAGATGAACCTACCGCTGGCTTAGACCCTGCTGAACGAAACCGCTTTTTGAATGTTTTACGAGAAATTGCCAGTACTAATATCATCATTTTTTCAACCCACATTGTAGATGACATTAAAGATTTGTGTAATGATATGGCAATAATGAACGGAGGTAAAATTTTAAAAATAATAAAACCATCAGTAGCAACAAAAGAATTAGAAAATAAAATATGGACAAATAATATTGACAGAGCTATACTTGAAGAAATGGAACAAAGTTATTTAGTTCTTTCTTCCAAATACAACCAGGATAATTCAATAAATATTCGGGTTTATGCTAATGAACAACCATCATCAAATTTTGCATCAGCAACGCCAACTTTGGAAGATGTTTATTTTGTTGCTTTAAAAAACAACCTCGAAAACTAA
- a CDS encoding CoA pyrophosphatase has translation MKIEQIKEIVTEKIKLPLPGIELQKLMAPVGRAAYENIQHEVQTYRQGAVLIHIFESNASPHIVFIKRSDYDGVHSGQISFPGGKFENADANFEYTAIREANEEVGIAQSEIEIAGMLSRVHIPVSKFTVHPFISFGNKIPKLKKDDNEVKEILLLPFLEFLNPANKIETKVTVKSGMIRQVPCYQIGDHIVWGATAMMMAEIIWMFDHA, from the coding sequence GTGAAAATCGAACAAATAAAGGAGATTGTTACGGAGAAAATAAAATTACCGCTGCCAGGTATTGAGTTGCAAAAACTAATGGCTCCGGTAGGCCGTGCAGCCTACGAAAATATTCAACACGAAGTTCAAACCTACAGGCAAGGTGCTGTGCTCATCCATATTTTTGAAAGCAATGCTAGTCCACATATCGTGTTTATTAAACGTAGTGATTACGATGGGGTGCACAGTGGTCAGATTTCTTTTCCAGGAGGGAAGTTTGAAAATGCAGATGCAAATTTTGAATATACCGCTATACGAGAAGCCAATGAGGAGGTAGGCATTGCACAAAGCGAGATAGAAATTGCCGGCATGTTGTCGAGGGTTCATATTCCCGTAAGTAAATTTACAGTACATCCATTTATCTCGTTTGGAAATAAAATACCTAAACTAAAAAAAGATGATAACGAGGTAAAGGAAATTTTGCTCCTGCCTTTTCTTGAATTTTTAAATCCTGCTAATAAAATAGAAACTAAGGTAACTGTAAAAAGCGGCATGATAAGGCAAGTGCCTTGTTACCAAATAGGCGACCATATTGTATGGGGAGCAACAGCCATGATGATGGCCGAAATTATATGGATGTTTGATCATGCATAA
- a CDS encoding WG repeat-containing protein has translation MNGKELFKDYMYGLPSDFHEGYATIQNGNGQSGIIDTLGNLVLPFKFVRVNSFQEQLATVACDFWSWGVVNLKGEVIIPCTYDDIGFYFKNGLNRVGKKQEAADCKYALIDTLGKLVTPFLYDELGEEHYSSLTIYKNIMPAKKNGKWGFINTEGKETIPFQYKFVSQFRNDNAVAEVDTLYGMLNLKGDTLVPFTYEFIDIMSDSIYPARRNNKYGFINSQNEIIIPFEYEYVAGFNEGLGFACKNGCCGFINYSNQVIIPFQFEEEGYGPNKFWDGLAWLNYNGVWCYIDMSGKIYKR, from the coding sequence TTGAATGGTAAAGAACTATTTAAAGATTATATGTATGGTTTGCCAAGTGATTTTCACGAAGGTTATGCAACCATTCAAAATGGTAATGGACAAAGTGGAATAATTGACACTTTAGGTAATTTGGTTTTGCCATTTAAATTTGTTAGAGTAAATTCTTTTCAAGAGCAACTTGCAACTGTTGCTTGTGACTTTTGGAGTTGGGGAGTTGTGAATTTGAAAGGCGAAGTAATTATTCCCTGCACCTATGACGACATAGGTTTCTACTTTAAAAATGGATTGAATCGTGTTGGAAAAAAGCAAGAGGCGGCTGATTGTAAATATGCTTTGATAGATACTTTAGGGAAATTAGTTACCCCATTTCTCTATGATGAATTAGGTGAAGAACATTATTCATCATTGACAATTTACAAAAACATTATGCCAGCGAAAAAAAATGGAAAGTGGGGGTTCATCAATACAGAAGGTAAGGAAACTATTCCATTTCAATATAAATTTGTATCACAGTTTAGAAACGATAATGCGGTTGCAGAAGTGGACACTCTATATGGAATGCTCAATTTAAAAGGTGATACTCTTGTTCCATTTACTTATGAATTCATTGACATCATGAGTGATTCAATCTATCCAGCAAGAAGAAATAACAAATATGGATTTATCAATTCTCAAAATGAAATTATTATCCCTTTTGAGTATGAATATGTAGCCGGCTTCAATGAAGGGTTAGGGTTTGCATGTAAGAACGGATGTTGTGGTTTTATTAATTATTCTAATCAGGTAATTATTCCATTCCAGTTTGAAGAAGAAGGATACGGCCCAAATAAATTTTGGGACGGCTTAGCTTGGTTAAACTATAATGGTGTTTGGTGCTACATTGACATGTCAGGTAAAATATATAAGCGTTAA
- a CDS encoding AAA family ATPase: MAVVGKRQSGKSTLVKACFQDEPNLSFENITTINQFKNDPELFIHRYHEGCIIDEVQRAPEIFSYLQTEIDKSNKKGRFILTGSSNFTLVQSVTQTFAGRMVFLDLLPLSMGKINSSKNDMYKNK, encoded by the coding sequence GTGGCAGTTGTTGGTAAACGGCAGAGTGGCAAGTCAACATTGGTGAAGGCATGTTTTCAGGACGAACCCAATCTTTCATTTGAAAACATCACCACGATTAATCAATTTAAAAATGACCCTGAGCTTTTTATTCACCGTTACCATGAGGGCTGCATCATAGATGAGGTTCAAAGAGCGCCTGAAATATTTTCCTATTTGCAAACAGAAATTGATAAGTCAAATAAAAAAGGTAGATTTATTCTAACAGGTTCTAGCAATTTCACACTCGTGCAATCGGTAACACAAACATTTGCAGGCAGGATGGTGTTTTTAGATTTATTGCCTTTGAGTATGGGGAAAATAAATTCTTCAAAAAACGATATGTACAAAAACAAGTAG
- a CDS encoding tetratricopeptide repeat protein, with protein MKKLFLTILTFQFTLLSVHSQDPQLVDSLETALKNHNARKPELKIKSPSQYDTTAANILIKLSIAFWNSNPDKAMDYANQCLALSEQIGYEKGIGNAYNSLGTINNMKGDYLPALEFYKKALKVREQTGDKRSIAASYNNIGLVYTARGDFPVALKNLFTCLKISEEIGDKKNISSSYINIGNIYTKQGNKPEALKNYFAALKIVKEIGYKRGIAGAYDGIGIIYRNQGNYPEALKNHFASLKTREEMGDQQGIAYSYSNIGEVYALQGNYPEALKNYFAYLKISEEMEDKNSIAYSFVNIGNVYTKQNKYSEASDFLNKGLSLSKGIGNLQSIQESYEGLASLDSAQGNFNKALEHYKLYIIYRDSIANTENAKKTVALQMNYDFGKKQDSLNVVQAGKDMLAQKELQKQKLVRNGFIGGFAIVLLFAGVFFRQRNKTKKEKLKAEEERKRSEDLLLNILPAEVAEEIKATGTAKAKAFTMVTVMFTDFKDFTTVSEKVSAELLVEEIHACFSAFDNIINKNKIEKIKTIGDAYMCAGGLPVSNYTHATDMLQAAFEIRDYMLQRKKEKEARGEISFVLRIGIHTGPVVAGIVGVKKFAYDIWGDTVNIASRMESSGEAGKVNISGSTYELVKDKFNCIHRGKIEAKNKGEIDMYFVERIPI; from the coding sequence ATGAAAAAACTATTTCTCACCATCCTCACTTTTCAATTTACACTATTGAGTGTTCACTCTCAAGACCCCCAGCTCGTTGACTCTTTAGAAACTGCGCTCAAAAACCACAACGCCCGCAAGCCGGAGTTGAAGATTAAATCACCTTCGCAATACGATACCACAGCAGCTAATATTTTAATTAAACTCTCCATTGCCTTTTGGAACAGTAACCCCGACAAGGCAATGGACTATGCCAATCAATGTTTGGCATTATCAGAACAAATAGGTTATGAAAAAGGAATAGGCAATGCTTATAATAGTTTGGGTACTATCAATAATATGAAAGGAGATTATCTACCTGCTCTTGAATTTTATAAAAAAGCATTGAAGGTTAGGGAACAAACCGGGGATAAAAGAAGCATAGCAGCTTCTTATAACAACATCGGCCTTGTTTATACTGCCCGGGGCGATTTCCCCGTAGCGCTGAAAAATCTTTTTACCTGTTTGAAAATAAGTGAAGAAATAGGGGATAAAAAAAACATTTCATCTTCTTATATAAACATCGGAAACATATATACTAAACAGGGCAATAAACCGGAAGCGCTCAAAAATTATTTTGCCGCTTTAAAAATAGTTAAAGAAATAGGGTATAAAAGAGGCATTGCAGGTGCTTATGACGGCATCGGTATTATTTATAGGAACCAGGGCAATTACCCCGAAGCGCTGAAAAATCATTTTGCCTCTTTAAAAACGAGGGAAGAAATGGGGGACCAACAAGGGATTGCATATTCTTATAGCAACATAGGTGAGGTTTATGCCCTTCAGGGCAATTATCCCGAAGCTCTAAAAAATTATTTTGCATATTTAAAAATAAGTGAAGAAATGGAGGATAAAAACAGCATTGCATATTCATTTGTCAATATTGGAAATGTTTATACGAAACAGAATAAATATAGCGAGGCTTCTGACTTTTTGAATAAAGGTTTGTCTCTTTCAAAAGGGATTGGGAATTTGCAATCCATTCAAGAAAGTTATGAAGGATTGGCGTCATTGGATAGTGCACAAGGTAATTTTAATAAAGCATTGGAGCATTATAAACTTTATATCATCTATCGAGACAGTATTGCGAATACAGAAAACGCTAAGAAAACAGTGGCACTGCAAATGAACTACGATTTCGGCAAAAAGCAAGATTCACTTAATGTGGTGCAGGCAGGTAAAGACATGCTTGCACAAAAAGAATTGCAGAAACAAAAACTCGTTCGCAACGGATTTATTGGTGGCTTTGCCATAGTGTTGCTTTTTGCAGGTGTGTTTTTCAGACAACGCAATAAAACCAAAAAAGAAAAACTAAAAGCAGAAGAAGAAAGAAAGCGAAGCGAAGATTTATTGCTCAACATTCTCCCTGCCGAAGTAGCCGAAGAAATAAAAGCAACAGGTACAGCCAAAGCAAAAGCGTTTACAATGGTAACGGTTATGTTTACTGACTTCAAGGACTTCACCACCGTAAGCGAAAAAGTAAGTGCCGAATTATTGGTGGAAGAAATACATGCTTGTTTCAGTGCATTTGATAACATCATAAATAAAAATAAAATAGAAAAAATAAAAACCATTGGAGATGCCTATATGTGTGCAGGCGGATTACCCGTATCCAATTACACCCATGCTACAGATATGCTACAAGCAGCCTTTGAAATAAGAGACTATATGCTGCAACGCAAAAAGGAAAAAGAAGCAAGAGGAGAAATTTCTTTTGTATTGAGAATTGGTATTCACACCGGTCCGGTTGTAGCGGGAATAGTTGGAGTAAAAAAATTCGCTTATGACATTTGGGGCGATACAGTAAACATTGCTTCTCGCATGGAATCAAGTGGTGAAGCAGGAAAAGTAAACATCAGCGGCAGCACTTATGAATTGGTGAAAGATAAATTCAATTGTATTCATCGTGGAAAAATTGAAGCAAAGAATAAGGGGGAGATTGATATGTATTTTGTAGAGCGCATTCCAATTTAA
- a CDS encoding sodium-dependent bicarbonate transport family permease gives MNFNLLIENLTNPALLFFVLGVIAVYVKSDLEIPPNSSKFISLYLLFSIGFKGGQELSHETFTIEIGFSMLFGICISAIIPLYTFFILKRKLNVFDAGAIAAAYGSVSAVTFVTAVSYLESQQMSLHGHMVAIMALMESPAIIIGLVLISLFNKDESTAKIKIPAVIKHSLTNGSVLLILGSLVIGFMANAKQAEGIKPFTNDLFKGFLAIFLLDMGITSGRKLKSFFSYGIFPMAFAIIIPLVNGCLFAILSGFVTTDITNRFIFAVLAASASYIAVPAAMKITVPKADPGLYLPMALAVTFPINITVGMPIYFLIVQHF, from the coding sequence ATGAATTTCAATTTACTCATAGAGAATCTAACCAATCCGGCACTATTGTTCTTTGTGCTGGGCGTTATAGCAGTTTATGTAAAAAGCGATTTGGAGATACCACCTAATTCATCAAAATTTATTTCTCTCTACCTATTATTCTCCATAGGTTTTAAAGGGGGACAAGAACTGTCGCATGAAACATTTACAATTGAAATCGGATTTTCTATGTTATTTGGTATCTGTATTTCAGCAATCATACCATTATATACTTTTTTTATACTTAAAAGAAAACTGAATGTGTTCGATGCAGGAGCTATTGCCGCAGCTTATGGCTCTGTAAGTGCAGTTACTTTTGTGACGGCTGTCTCCTATTTAGAAAGTCAACAGATGAGTCTTCATGGACACATGGTAGCAATAATGGCATTGATGGAATCTCCAGCTATTATAATAGGTTTAGTATTAATTTCTTTATTCAATAAAGATGAATCAACAGCAAAAATTAAAATTCCAGCGGTGATAAAACATTCCTTGACAAATGGCAGTGTTTTATTAATTCTGGGAAGTTTGGTAATAGGCTTTATGGCAAATGCAAAACAAGCTGAAGGTATTAAACCATTTACCAATGACTTATTTAAAGGTTTCCTTGCTATTTTTCTATTAGATATGGGGATTACAAGTGGTAGAAAGTTAAAATCATTCTTCTCTTATGGAATATTTCCGATGGCTTTTGCCATCATTATTCCGTTAGTAAATGGATGTCTTTTTGCCATATTAAGTGGATTTGTAACAACAGATATCACCAACAGATTTATCTTTGCTGTCCTAGCTGCAAGTGCATCTTACATAGCAGTGCCAGCCGCAATGAAGATAACAGTTCCTAAAGCGGACCCTGGACTATATCTTCCGATGGCTCTTGCGGTAACTTTTCCTATAAATATAACGGTTGGTATGCCCATATATTTCCTAATAGTGCAACATTTCTAG
- a CDS encoding SDR family oxidoreductase, whose amino-acid sequence MKILLTGVTGYIAQRLLPVLLKSGHEVVCCVRDINRFNINKYATSNISVIEADFLNKESLKLIPNAIDLAYYLIHSMSTQSGDFRSLEEVCATNFRNCIEHTNAKQVIYLSGISNAEELSKHLSSRKNVESTLSSTNYALTTLKAGIIVGSGSASFEIIRDLVEKLPFMITPRWLNTKCQPIAIRNVIEFLVGVIAQTETYNQNYDIGGPDILTYKEMLLRFAKVRRLKRRIIIVPVMTPRISSYWLYFVTSTSYALAKNLVNSMKVEVICKPNNLSTTLGITLIDYEKAIQLAFDKIEQNQVLSSWKDAQTSEIFKEGFSKFIEVPINGCFKDIRTHELENTTSSLEKIWRIGGKTGWYYGTWLWEIRGFIDQIFGGVGMRRGRKSDTELNTGDTLDFWRVMIANKEEKRLLLYAEMKLPGEGWLEFKINKNNILTQTATFRPIGLLGRFYWYSVLPFHGLIFKGMINKLAVR is encoded by the coding sequence ATGAAAATTCTACTCACGGGAGTAACTGGATATATAGCACAAAGGCTATTGCCTGTTTTATTAAAAAGCGGGCATGAGGTTGTCTGTTGCGTGAGAGACATTAATAGATTTAATATTAATAAATATGCTACTTCAAACATCTCGGTAATAGAAGCCGATTTTCTAAATAAAGAAAGTTTGAAACTTATTCCCAATGCTATTGATTTGGCCTATTACCTTATACATTCAATGTCAACCCAAAGTGGCGATTTTAGAAGTCTGGAAGAAGTATGTGCAACAAATTTTCGAAATTGCATTGAACATACAAATGCTAAACAAGTTATTTATTTGAGTGGTATTAGTAATGCTGAAGAATTATCAAAACATTTATCATCAAGAAAAAATGTGGAGTCTACCTTATCAAGCACCAACTATGCACTCACTACACTCAAGGCAGGAATTATAGTAGGTTCTGGAAGTGCCTCTTTTGAAATTATTCGAGATCTGGTTGAAAAATTACCTTTTATGATTACACCACGTTGGCTAAATACTAAATGTCAGCCTATAGCTATTCGCAATGTAATTGAGTTTTTAGTTGGCGTAATTGCCCAAACTGAAACCTATAACCAAAACTACGATATTGGTGGGCCTGACATTTTAACTTATAAGGAAATGCTGTTGCGCTTTGCTAAAGTTAGAAGATTAAAAAGACGAATTATTATTGTTCCTGTAATGACTCCAAGAATTTCATCATACTGGCTATATTTTGTTACGTCCACTTCCTATGCATTGGCTAAAAATTTAGTAAACAGCATGAAAGTTGAAGTGATTTGCAAACCCAATAATTTATCTACCACACTTGGCATTACGCTTATTGATTATGAAAAAGCAATACAATTAGCTTTTGATAAAATAGAGCAAAATCAAGTGCTTTCCAGTTGGAAAGATGCACAAACAAGTGAAATATTTAAAGAAGGTTTTTCCAAATTTATTGAAGTTCCTATTAACGGCTGCTTTAAAGACATTCGGACACATGAACTAGAAAACACCACTAGTTCATTAGAGAAAATATGGCGCATTGGAGGGAAAACAGGTTGGTATTACGGAACCTGGCTTTGGGAAATAAGAGGGTTTATAGATCAGATTTTTGGTGGTGTTGGTATGCGAAGAGGCAGAAAAAGTGATACCGAATTAAACACGGGCGATACACTTGATTTTTGGCGTGTAATGATTGCCAATAAAGAAGAGAAACGGTTACTGTTGTATGCCGAAATGAAACTACCCGGTGAAGGTTGGTTAGAATTTAAAATCAATAAAAATAATATCCTTACACAAACAGCAACGTTCCGACCGATTGGGTTGCTGGGAAGATTTTATTGGTATTCTGTTTTGCCATTTCATGGATTGATTTTTAAAGGAATGATAAATAAACTTGCTGTAAGATAA
- a CDS encoding DUF2490 domain-containing protein, whose amino-acid sequence MRQAFSIIIILILSANRMYAQNFDLGSWNILNLKYNHSDKLSFFGEAQLRSLKFYSNFHYYEYKGGINYKAHKNINLTLGAGSYQTYKEGGDFVLPKNNDEFRLWPQLIFFQSIGKLKIEQRYRAESRFTSNGYRNRFRYRLGVSYAFGKERNNYKPFQVSASNEIFFTDKEAYFERNRLLFAFNYKPTKAAALQIGYLHQFDYKINDETGRDFLVIGFYFDIFRKSISKKENDNEIKDN is encoded by the coding sequence ATGAGACAAGCATTTTCAATAATTATTATTCTTATACTATCAGCAAACAGAATGTATGCTCAAAACTTTGATTTAGGCAGTTGGAACATCCTAAATTTAAAATACAACCATAGTGACAAACTCAGCTTTTTTGGAGAAGCACAACTACGTTCATTAAAATTTTACAGCAACTTTCACTATTACGAATATAAGGGCGGTATTAACTACAAAGCTCACAAAAACATTAACCTGACCTTGGGTGCAGGTAGTTATCAAACCTACAAAGAAGGTGGCGATTTTGTTTTACCAAAAAACAATGACGAATTTAGGCTTTGGCCACAACTAATATTTTTTCAATCAATAGGGAAGTTGAAAATTGAACAACGCTATCGTGCAGAGTCTAGATTTACAAGTAATGGCTATCGTAACCGTTTTCGTTACAGACTTGGCGTTTCTTATGCATTTGGAAAGGAGCGAAATAATTATAAACCTTTTCAAGTTAGTGCAAGTAACGAAATTTTTTTCACGGACAAGGAAGCATACTTTGAGAGAAACCGATTATTATTTGCGTTCAATTACAAACCTACAAAAGCAGCCGCTTTGCAGATTGGCTATTTACATCAGTTCGACTACAAAATAAATGATGAAACTGGTCGTGACTTTCTGGTAATAGGCTTTTACTTTGACATTTTCAGGAAATCAATTTCGAAAAAGGAGAACGATAATGAAATTAAAGACAATTAA
- a CDS encoding mechanosensitive ion channel encodes MNPSKIQIIETVLVLVGYLTSYFVTKTLINNTLKNTHLQRGRRKIIVKAVHLFSFMILIILLSAVWGLEQSEIAVFVGTILTALGIAFFAQWSLLSNVTSSLLLFFNHPIKIGDRIKVLDKDYPFEGEVSDLTSFFVHLKTESGEIITIPNSLLLQKSVSIFENKKV; translated from the coding sequence ATGAACCCTTCAAAAATTCAAATTATAGAAACAGTTTTGGTATTAGTTGGTTACCTAACCAGCTACTTCGTAACAAAGACACTTATTAACAACACGCTTAAAAACACTCACTTGCAGCGAGGCAGAAGAAAAATAATTGTAAAAGCAGTACACCTTTTTTCTTTCATGATCTTAATAATTCTATTATCAGCAGTATGGGGCCTTGAACAAAGTGAAATCGCTGTTTTCGTTGGAACAATTTTAACCGCATTAGGTATTGCTTTTTTTGCTCAATGGTCATTACTTTCAAATGTTACTTCAAGCTTGTTATTGTTTTTTAACCATCCCATAAAGATTGGAGATAGAATAAAGGTATTAGATAAAGATTACCCATTTGAAGGAGAAGTCTCGGATTTGACCTCTTTTTTTGTACATCTTAAAACTGAAAGTGGAGAGATAATAACAATACCAAATTCACTATTATTGCAAAAATCTGTATCGATTTTTGAAAATAAAAAAGTTTAA
- a CDS encoding Fic family protein encodes MELLPIKEIKINQAKIDKIDHLVKSIYRLIIYSRHHLDDDLLDTYLTSVQELQELLSLKNAQMEAQNEEEAKEYLKNLKISLDFVIEEIITHNNFEKELQLFQLLRLVSPETNAIHPNRYRQTLVQVGGHLCPDKEDVPVLVSELFYQMQNIANPIIRAIYFHHELIRIHPFADGNGRVTRIAKNWMLMFDLYPPIFINDAPQKKEYITTLSKSFKDLNNSPKKWNEHTEAFFEQELDRLLVNANLLYDTVNRIGLEREKSSKSNSK; translated from the coding sequence ATGGAATTATTGCCAATTAAAGAAATAAAAATTAATCAAGCCAAAATTGATAAAATCGACCATCTTGTAAAGTCAATTTATAGACTAATTATTTATAGTCGACATCATTTGGATGACGACCTTTTAGACACATATTTGACAAGTGTACAAGAACTCCAAGAACTTCTTAGTTTGAAAAATGCACAAATGGAAGCCCAAAACGAAGAGGAAGCAAAAGAATATTTAAAAAACTTAAAAATATCGTTAGACTTTGTAATTGAGGAGATAATAACACACAATAATTTTGAAAAAGAATTACAACTTTTTCAACTTCTTAGATTAGTTTCTCCTGAAACAAATGCAATTCATCCTAATCGTTACAGACAAACATTAGTTCAGGTTGGAGGACATCTTTGTCCAGATAAGGAGGATGTTCCTGTGTTAGTATCCGAGTTATTTTACCAAATGCAAAACATAGCCAACCCCATTATAAGAGCAATTTATTTTCATCACGAGTTAATTAGAATACATCCATTTGCAGACGGAAATGGTCGAGTAACAAGAATTGCGAAAAACTGGATGTTGATGTTTGATTTATATCCACCAATTTTTATCAATGACGCTCCGCAGAAAAAAGAATACATTACCACACTTTCAAAAAGTTTTAAAGATCTGAATAATTCACCAAAAAAGTGGAACGAACACACTGAAGCATTTTTTGAACAAGAGCTTGACCGCTTATTAGTGAATGCGAATTTACTTTATGATACGGTAAATAGAATTGGATTAGAGAGAGAAAAATCAAGTAAAAGTAATAGCAAATGA
- a CDS encoding DUF4143 domain-containing protein, with protein sequence MYFLKSYFNWFNKRVIKAPKLYFNDTGLACWLLSIHKPDQIDTVSLYKGALFENFVINEMIKYRFNRGLKNNLYYFRDSNANEVDVIIDNGKELIGVEIISARTLANDFFKGLDYWKKLSGQKKSLLFYTGFDEFKYSNGNQVINWKNIAGI encoded by the coding sequence ATCTATTTTCTCAAATCATATTTCAATTGGTTTAATAAACGAGTTATTAAAGCGCCCAAATTATATTTTAATGACACTGGCTTGGCATGCTGGCTTTTATCCATTCATAAGCCTGACCAAATTGACACAGTGAGTTTATACAAAGGCGCATTGTTTGAAAATTTTGTGATTAACGAAATGATAAAATATCGTTTCAATAGAGGACTAAAAAATAACCTCTATTATTTCAGAGACAGCAATGCCAATGAAGTAGATGTGATTATTGATAACGGAAAAGAACTCATTGGCGTAGAAATTATATCGGCAAGAACACTGGCAAACGATTTTTTTAAAGGACTTGACTACTGGAAAAAACTATCAGGTCAAAAAAAGAGTTTGTTATTTTATACCGGCTTCGATGAATTTAAATACAGTAACGGAAATCAGGTAATTAATTGGAAGAATATTGCGGGCATTTAG